The proteins below come from a single Cervus elaphus chromosome 4, mCerEla1.1, whole genome shotgun sequence genomic window:
- the C5AR1 gene encoding C5a anaphylatoxin chemotactic receptor 1: MEATALSTPDYSDYDKWTSNPNIMVDASSHTQRLNAPDVIALVIFAAVFLIGVPGNAMVIWVTGSEIKRTVNAIWFLNLAVADFLSCLALPILFTSIIQHHQWPFGDAACRILPSLILLNMYASILLLATISADRFLLVFNPVWCQNYRGAHLAWVACAVAWSLALLLTIPSFVFRQVHVEHFPPQTTCVVAYDNVYAEKAVAIVRLTVGFLGPLVTLSICYTFLLIRAWSRTATRSAKTLKVVVAVVTSFFVFWLPYQVTGMMLAFFQAHWDSFKFVSRLDPLFISLAYINCCINPIIYVFAAQGFHARFLKTLPARVRGVLTEESVRRESKSQTLSTMDTPALKSQAV, from the exons ATG GAGGCCACTGCTCTCAGCACCCCTGATTACTCTGATTATGACAAATGGACCTCGAACCCCAACATCATGGTGGACGCCTCTTCCCACACCCAAAGGCTTAATGCCCCAGATGTGATCGCCCTGGTGATCTTCGCGGCCGTCTTCCTGATCGGGGTGCCCGGCAATGCCATGGTGATCTGGGTGACAGGGTCTGAGATCAAGCGGACCGTCAATGCCATCTGGTTTCTCAACCTAGCGGTGGCCGACTTCCTCTCCTGCCTGGCGCTGCCCATCTTGTTTACATCCATCATCCAGCACCACCAATGGCCCTTCGGTGACGCCGCCTGTCGAATCCTGCCCTCTCTCATCCTTCTCAACATGTACGCCAGCATCTTACTCCTGGCCACCATCAGCGCCGACCGCTTCCTGCTGGTGTTCAATCCCGTCTGGTGCCAGAACTACCGAGGGGCCCACCTGGCCTGGGTGGCCTGCGCCGTGGCCTGGAGCTTGGCTCTGCTGCTGACCATACCTTCCTTTGTGTTCCGTCAGGTCCACGTAGAGCACTTCCCGCCCCAGACGACGTGTGTTGTTGCATATGACAATGTGTACGCGGAGAAGGCCGTGGCCATCGTCCGGCTGACCGTGGGCTTCCTGGGGCCGCTGGTCACGCTTTCCATCTGTTACACCTTCCTCCTGATTCGGGCGTGGAGCCGCACTGCCACGCGCTCCGCCAAGACGCTCAAGGTGGTGGTGGCCGTGGTGACCAGCTTCTTCGTCTTCTGGCTGCCCTACCAGGTGACGGGGATGATGCTGGCCTTTTTCCAGGCACACTGGGACAGCTTCAAATTCGTGTCCCGTCTAGATCCCCTGTTCATCTCCCTAGCTTATATCAACTGCTGCATTAACCCCATCATTTATGTGTTCGCCGCCCAGGGCTTTCACGCCCGGTTCCTGAAGACCCTCCCCGCCAGGGTCCGGGGCGTGTTGACTGAAGAGTCCGTGCGCAGGGAGAGCAAGTCCCAGACGCTCTCCACGATGGATACCCCGGCCCTGAAGAGCCAGGCGGTGTAA
- the LOC122692241 gene encoding 40S ribosomal protein S3-like, whose product MAVEISKKRKFVADGIFKAELNEFLTRELAEDGYSGVEVRVTPTRTEIIILATRTQNVLGEKGWRIQELTAVVQKRFGFPEGSVELYAEKVARGLCAIAQAESLCYKLLGGLAVQRACCGVLRFIMESGAKGCEVVVSGKLQGQRAKSMKFVDGLMIHSGDPVNYYIHTAVGHVLLRQGVLGIKVKIMLPWDPTGKTGPKKPLPDHVSIVVPKDEILPTTPISEQKGGKPEPPAMPQPVPTA is encoded by the coding sequence ATGGCCGTGGAAATTTCCAAGAAGAGGAAGTTTGTCGCTGATGGCATCTTCAAAGCTGAACTGAACGAGTTTCTCACTCGGGAGCTGGCTGAAGATGGGTACTCTGGAGTTGAGGTCCGAGTTACACCAACCAGGACAGAAATCATTATCCTGGCCACCAGGACACAGAATGTACTTGGTGAGAAGGGCTGGCGGATCCAGGAGTTGACTGCTGTGGTTCAGAAGAGATTTGGCTTCCCTGAAGGGAGTGTAGAGCTTTATGCTGAAAAGGTAGCCAGAGGACTGTGTGCCATTGCCCAGGCAGAATCTTTGTGTTACAAGCTCCTAGGAGGCCTTGCTGTGCAGAGGGCCTGCtgtggtgtgctgcggttcatcaTGGAGAGTGGGGCCAAAGGCTGCGAGGTCGTGGTGTCTGGGAAACTTCAAGGACAGAGGGCTAAATCCATGAAGTTTGTGGATGGCCTCATGATCCACAGTGGGGACCCTGTTAACTACTACATTCACACTGCCGTGGGCCATGTGCTGCTCAGACAGGGTGTGCTGGGCATCAAGGTAAAGATCATGCTGCCTTGGGACCCAACTGGTAAGACTGGCCCTAAGAAGCCTCTGCCTGATCACGTGAGCATTGTGGTACCCAAAGATGAAATactgcccaccacccccatctCTGAACAGAAGGGTGGGAAGCCAGAGCCGCCTGCCATGCCCCAGCCGGTACCCACAGCATAA